One Tachypleus tridentatus isolate NWPU-2018 chromosome 3, ASM421037v1, whole genome shotgun sequence DNA window includes the following coding sequences:
- the LOC143246008 gene encoding uncharacterized protein LOC143246008 translates to MTAETHRDSPSVLYVQPPTTSLHVATETGVFSGSFRLQQPLLADPLTTSQLTAAAMRVCSTQNDTFSELDDDEDSDIEEIAGEFDFSNDHKQKTETKVCSEPITINTDDILRQFHPNDDDGAITTGTANIKPKEKRKRYTKSKTRVRSPNRLIKLKKTRRLKANDRERNRMHNLNHALDRLRRVLPTFPDDTKLTKIETLRLAHNYIWALSESLKMLDSKDRVDHIDSEILYSSTASLVETSAVLPGNGQGRAMGPVSDFPSAPSSALQFGSGYYCSPLSVSCNRPVWNTNTVTLPFTCSRPLPCVELDVVDYNSSGSDSVLFTYENL, encoded by the coding sequence ATGACGGCGGAGACGCATCGAGACTCTCCCAGTGTTCTTTACGTCCAGCCTCCCACTACCAGTCTTCATGTCGCCACCGAAACTGGTGTTTTCTCCGGTTCCTTTCGTCTTCAACAGCCGTTGCTCGCTGACCCTCTAACGACTTCTCAGTTGACGGCGGCAGCCATGAGGGTATGTTCTACACAGAATGATACATTCTCTGAATTGGACGACGACGAAGATTCCGATATTGAGGAGATCGCTGGTGAGTTTGACTTCAGTAATGATCATAAGCAAAAGACTGAAACCAAAGTGTGCAGtgaaccaataacaataaatacagacGACATTCTACGTCAGTTTCACCCAAATGACGATGATGGTGCCATAACAACTGGTACCGCCAACATCAAacctaaagaaaaaagaaaacggtATACTAAATCTAAAACCCGAGTGCGCAGTCCAAATCGCTTGATAAAGCTTAAGAAAACACGACGACTGAAGGCCAATGACAGAGAAAGAAATCGAATGCATAATTTGAACCATGCCCTGGATCGTCTCCGCCGAGTGCTCCCGACATTTCCCGACGATACAAAATTGACAAAGATTGAAACTTTACGTTTAGCTCACAACTACATTTGGGCTCTTTCGGAGAGCCTAAAGATGTTGGACTCTAAAGATCGGGTTGACCACATAGACAGTGAAATTCTGTATAGCTCAACAGCTTCGCTGGTTGAAACATCTGCTGTTTTGCCCGGGAATGGGCAAGGACGTGCAATGGGTCCGGTCTCAGATTTTCCTTCCGCCCCATCGAGTGCCCTACAATTCGGTTCCGGATATTACTGCAGCCCTCTGTCCGTGTCGTGTAATCGTCCCGTGTGGAATACTAATACAGTAACTTTGCCGTTCACGTGTTCTCGACCTTTACCATGTGTGGAGTTGGACGTTGTAGATTATAACAGTTCTGGCTCGGATTCAGTTTTGTTTACTTATGAAAACCTGTAG